A single genomic interval of Bradyrhizobium sp. sBnM-33 harbors:
- a CDS encoding CobW family GTP-binding protein, with product MSLFESDKSAERLPVSLVTGFLGSGKTTLLNRLLRHDAMKDSAVIINEYGEVSLDHLLVERIDGEVAVLASGCICCTIRSDLEETLRTLLVRRDRGEVPPFRRILVETTGLADPAPIVQLLLNNPLVSHFLRLDTVVTTVDAANAIHQLDHQYEAVKQVALADRLLITKCDLVSNIAALEQRLRRLNPGARIESVMHGEIDPAGLFGAGLVDPEKKAVDVARWLNEQAFAGSREPAHEHHDHAHHGHDGGITSFMLAFDDPLDWMAVSNWLAYLRSARGADLLRVKGILNLRGEATPVVIHGVHHVFHPPVALRDWPDADRRSRIVFITRGIAREEVLAQWQAGRVAA from the coding sequence ATGAGCTTATTCGAGAGCGACAAGTCCGCCGAGCGGCTGCCGGTATCATTGGTCACCGGGTTTCTCGGCAGCGGCAAGACCACGCTGCTCAATCGCCTGCTGCGCCACGACGCCATGAAGGACAGCGCCGTCATCATCAATGAATACGGCGAAGTCAGTCTCGACCATCTGCTGGTCGAGCGCATCGATGGCGAGGTGGCCGTGCTCGCGAGCGGCTGTATTTGCTGCACAATCCGCAGCGACCTCGAGGAGACGCTGCGCACGCTGCTGGTGCGACGCGACCGTGGCGAGGTGCCGCCATTTCGTCGTATTCTCGTCGAGACAACGGGCCTGGCAGATCCTGCCCCGATCGTGCAGTTGCTTCTGAACAACCCATTGGTGTCGCATTTTCTGCGGCTCGACACCGTGGTGACGACGGTCGATGCCGCCAATGCAATCCATCAGCTCGACCATCAATATGAAGCGGTGAAGCAGGTGGCGCTGGCCGACCGGCTGTTGATCACAAAGTGCGATTTGGTCAGCAATATTGCCGCATTGGAGCAGCGTCTCCGCAGGCTCAACCCCGGCGCGAGGATCGAAAGCGTGATGCATGGCGAGATCGATCCGGCGGGGCTGTTCGGTGCTGGCCTGGTCGATCCCGAGAAAAAAGCGGTCGACGTTGCGCGCTGGCTTAACGAGCAGGCATTCGCAGGATCCCGCGAGCCGGCGCACGAGCACCATGATCATGCCCATCACGGCCACGATGGAGGGATCACCAGCTTCATGCTCGCGTTCGACGACCCGCTCGACTGGATGGCCGTCTCAAACTGGCTCGCCTATCTGCGCAGCGCACGCGGCGCGGACCTGCTGCGGGTCAAAGGCATTCTCAATCTCCGCGGGGAAGCAACGCCGGTCGTGATCCACGGCGTCCACCATGTCTTCCATCCGCCGGTCGCACTCCGCGACTGGCCCGACGCCGACCGCCGCTCGCGCATCGTGTTCATTACCCGCGGCATCGCCCGCGAAGAGGTGCTCGCGCAATGGCAGGCAGGACGCGTGGCAGCTTGA
- a CDS encoding cyclase family protein, which produces MDDLVRGEEKKAGEETKAGIAETDRRTLLRTAGLAGAAGAALAGAVHGKFSLAPITAAEAQTAAMPKGVDRPWWPSKWGKDDESGASNHITPAKVLDAAKWIKDGKIYKIGRVYEQGMPLFGARAFSLRILGGPTGGPFGDNKLVYHDEFLATEIGQTGTQFDGLGHIGIQMGKDGDKSEMRFYNGFTAQEIGDAYGLKKLGTEKLKPLFTRAHLVDMVALKGGMMDAGQEITSADIKAALQKQNIPESDIKPGDAIMFHTGWGSLWMKNNDRYNSGEPGIGLDAAKWVIEKDLALTAADTWAVEVVPNPDKSLAFAVHGELQTKHGILNHENLIFDELIADRKYQFVYCFTPAPIKGATGSNGCPIAIT; this is translated from the coding sequence ATGGACGATCTAGTCAGGGGTGAAGAAAAGAAAGCTGGCGAAGAGACGAAAGCCGGCATCGCAGAAACCGATCGCCGGACCTTGCTGCGTACAGCCGGCCTCGCCGGCGCCGCCGGAGCGGCGCTCGCTGGCGCGGTGCATGGCAAGTTCTCGCTCGCACCGATCACGGCAGCAGAGGCGCAGACGGCCGCTATGCCCAAGGGCGTCGACAGGCCATGGTGGCCCTCGAAATGGGGCAAGGACGACGAGTCCGGCGCATCCAACCACATCACGCCGGCAAAAGTGCTGGATGCGGCGAAATGGATCAAGGACGGCAAGATCTACAAGATCGGCCGGGTCTACGAGCAGGGCATGCCGCTGTTCGGCGCGCGTGCGTTCTCGCTGCGCATTCTCGGTGGTCCGACCGGCGGCCCGTTCGGCGATAACAAGCTTGTGTATCATGACGAATTTCTCGCCACCGAGATCGGCCAGACCGGCACGCAGTTCGATGGTCTTGGCCACATCGGCATCCAGATGGGCAAGGACGGCGACAAGAGCGAGATGCGGTTCTACAACGGCTTCACCGCCCAGGAGATCGGCGACGCGTACGGTCTCAAGAAGCTCGGCACCGAGAAGCTCAAGCCCCTCTTCACCCGTGCGCATCTGGTCGACATGGTCGCACTCAAGGGCGGGATGATGGATGCTGGCCAGGAGATTACCTCAGCCGATATCAAGGCGGCGCTTCAGAAGCAGAACATCCCCGAGAGCGACATCAAGCCCGGCGATGCGATCATGTTCCATACCGGCTGGGGCTCGCTATGGATGAAGAACAATGATCGGTACAACAGCGGAGAACCGGGCATCGGCCTCGACGCCGCCAAATGGGTGATCGAAAAGGACCTCGCGCTCACCGCGGCGGACACCTGGGCGGTCGAAGTGGTGCCCAATCCTGACAAGTCGCTCGCCTTCGCGGTCCATGGCGAGTTGCAGACCAAGCACGGCATCCTCAACCACGAGAACCTGATATTCGACGAGCTGATCGCCGACAGGAAGTACCAGTTCGTCTATTGCTTTACCCCTGCTCCGATCAAGGGCGCCACGGGAAGCAACGGCTGCCCGATCGCGATTACCTGA